Proteins encoded together in one Musa acuminata AAA Group cultivar baxijiao chromosome BXJ3-6, Cavendish_Baxijiao_AAA, whole genome shotgun sequence window:
- the LOC135581347 gene encoding glycosyltransferase BC10-like isoform X1, producing the protein MRVPCLNLEQDRERTMIFSSPFVISFLLLVSVPVLFVLAPRILPPKTLPSIPDRDEMDDLALFRRTTLASSGAGGGGGIRRRTAAPPKIAFMFLTNSDLSFAPLWERFFRGHERLFNVYVHADPSSRLRLVPTPSFSGRFIPAKATQRASPTLISAARRLLAAALLDDPANAFFALLSQHCVPLHSFRFTYDAVLADSGAPPAAHGDAVLRHRYRSFIEILAGEPGLWDRYIARGDNAMLPEVSFDQFRVGSQFFILARRHATMVVRDRRLWKKFKMPCLKSREDSCYPEEHYFPTLLEMQDPEGCSRYTLTRVNWTDSVGGHPHTYRPLEISSDLIKELRRSNSTYSYLFARKFSPDCLDPLVELADSVIFRD; encoded by the coding sequence ATGAGGGTTCCGTGTCTGAATTTGGAGCAGGATCGAGAGCGGACGATGATTTTCTCGTCGCCGTTCGTGATCTCGTTCCTTCTGCTTGTCTCGGTGCCGGTGCTCTTCGTTTTGGCCCCGCGGATCCTGCCGCCGAAGACGCTGCCGAGCATTCCCGATCGCGACGAGATGGACGACCTCGCGCTCTTCCGCCGCACCACCCTCGCCTCCTCCGGCGCCGGCGGGGGCGGTGGGATCCGCCGACGCACCGCGGCGCCGCCCAAGATTGCGTTTATGTTCCTCACCAACTCCGACCTCTCGTTCGCGCCCCTTTGGGAGCGGTTCTTCCGCGGCCACGAGCGGCTGTTCAATGTGTATGTCCACGCCGATCCCTCCTCCCGCCTCCGGCTCGTACCGACGCCCTCCTTCAGCGGGCGATTCATCCCGGCTAAGGCCACGCAGCGAGCGTCCCCGACGCTCATCTCCGCGGCGCGCCGCCTCCTTGCCGCTGCGCTTCTTGACGACCCGGCTAACGCTTTCTTCGCCCTCCTCTCCCAACATTGCGTCCCCCTCCACTCCTTCCGCTTCACCTACGACGCCGTCCTTGCGGACTCCGGTGCTCCGCCGGCCGCCCATGGCGATGCGGTCCTCCGCCACCGATACCGAAGCTTCATCGAGATCCTCGCTGGCGAACCCGGGCTGTGGGATCGCTACATCGCTCGTGGCGACAATGCGATGCTTCCTGAAGTGTCGTTCGACCAGTTCCGGGTTGGATCTCAGTTTTTCATCCTTGCAAGGCGGCACGCCACGATGGTGGTCCGAGACCGCCGCCTCTGGAAGAAGTTCAAGATGCCATGCCTCAAATCCAGAGAGGATTCTTGCTACCCCGAGGAGCATTACTTTCCAACGCTCCTTGAGATGCAGGACCCCGAAGGGTGCTCTCGCTATACCCTTACCAGAGTGAACTGGACTGATAGCGTCGGTGGCCATCCACACACCTACCGCCCACTGGAGATCTCCAGTGATCTAATCAAGGAGTTGAGGAGGTCTAATTCGACGTATTCGTACCTCTTTGCACGGAAATTCTCGCCAGACTGTCTTGACCCCCTGGTTGAGCTCGCGGACAGCGTTATCTTTCGGGATTGA
- the LOC135581347 gene encoding glycosyltransferase BC10-like isoform X2: MIFSSPFVISFLLLVSVPVLFVLAPRILPPKTLPSIPDRDEMDDLALFRRTTLASSGAGGGGGIRRRTAAPPKIAFMFLTNSDLSFAPLWERFFRGHERLFNVYVHADPSSRLRLVPTPSFSGRFIPAKATQRASPTLISAARRLLAAALLDDPANAFFALLSQHCVPLHSFRFTYDAVLADSGAPPAAHGDAVLRHRYRSFIEILAGEPGLWDRYIARGDNAMLPEVSFDQFRVGSQFFILARRHATMVVRDRRLWKKFKMPCLKSREDSCYPEEHYFPTLLEMQDPEGCSRYTLTRVNWTDSVGGHPHTYRPLEISSDLIKELRRSNSTYSYLFARKFSPDCLDPLVELADSVIFRD, from the coding sequence ATGATTTTCTCGTCGCCGTTCGTGATCTCGTTCCTTCTGCTTGTCTCGGTGCCGGTGCTCTTCGTTTTGGCCCCGCGGATCCTGCCGCCGAAGACGCTGCCGAGCATTCCCGATCGCGACGAGATGGACGACCTCGCGCTCTTCCGCCGCACCACCCTCGCCTCCTCCGGCGCCGGCGGGGGCGGTGGGATCCGCCGACGCACCGCGGCGCCGCCCAAGATTGCGTTTATGTTCCTCACCAACTCCGACCTCTCGTTCGCGCCCCTTTGGGAGCGGTTCTTCCGCGGCCACGAGCGGCTGTTCAATGTGTATGTCCACGCCGATCCCTCCTCCCGCCTCCGGCTCGTACCGACGCCCTCCTTCAGCGGGCGATTCATCCCGGCTAAGGCCACGCAGCGAGCGTCCCCGACGCTCATCTCCGCGGCGCGCCGCCTCCTTGCCGCTGCGCTTCTTGACGACCCGGCTAACGCTTTCTTCGCCCTCCTCTCCCAACATTGCGTCCCCCTCCACTCCTTCCGCTTCACCTACGACGCCGTCCTTGCGGACTCCGGTGCTCCGCCGGCCGCCCATGGCGATGCGGTCCTCCGCCACCGATACCGAAGCTTCATCGAGATCCTCGCTGGCGAACCCGGGCTGTGGGATCGCTACATCGCTCGTGGCGACAATGCGATGCTTCCTGAAGTGTCGTTCGACCAGTTCCGGGTTGGATCTCAGTTTTTCATCCTTGCAAGGCGGCACGCCACGATGGTGGTCCGAGACCGCCGCCTCTGGAAGAAGTTCAAGATGCCATGCCTCAAATCCAGAGAGGATTCTTGCTACCCCGAGGAGCATTACTTTCCAACGCTCCTTGAGATGCAGGACCCCGAAGGGTGCTCTCGCTATACCCTTACCAGAGTGAACTGGACTGATAGCGTCGGTGGCCATCCACACACCTACCGCCCACTGGAGATCTCCAGTGATCTAATCAAGGAGTTGAGGAGGTCTAATTCGACGTATTCGTACCTCTTTGCACGGAAATTCTCGCCAGACTGTCTTGACCCCCTGGTTGAGCTCGCGGACAGCGTTATCTTTCGGGATTGA
- the LOC135639414 gene encoding ribosome biogenesis protein BOP1 homolog, producing the protein MVAAAAAATAMGKSRRSSKNSDRLEQEIVENPDANEDVEEARGGDEESQPSDAASLSEDEGSQGSPVDSEEENGDVSDDEDHRPGEESDSSEEEVPSRNTIGDVPLEWYKDEEHIGYDVAGKKIKKQARKDRIESFLAGVDDAKNWRKIYDEYNDEEVELTKEEVKIIGRMLKGKTPHAGVDPYAPYVDWFVWDDKGHPLSNAPEPKRRFVPSKWEQKKVVQYVRAIRKGLIKFDKPKEEPRAYLLWGDDSSAAENKRHGLSYIPAPKPKLAGHEESYNPSVEYIPTQEEINSYQLMYEEDRPKFIPRRFESLRSVPAYEKALKENFDRCLDLYLCPRTRKKRINIDPESLKPKLPSRKDLRPYPRTCYLEYRGHTGPVKTISIDVSGQWMASGSSDGTVRVWEIETSRCLRVWNVGEAIKHISWNPLPELPVLAISAGHDVLILDTGLGNAEEQARIKELLHVEESKPEEDGSTPVVSWVQDDKYDCIRLKHLKAVTTVEWHRKGDYFTTVVPSGDSRAILIHQLSKKHTQNPFKKLHGLPVSAVFHPTRSIFFISTKKNIRVYDLLKQKLVKKLETGVREISSIAIHPGGDNVIVGSKDGKMCWFDMDLSSKSYKTLKTHPKDITNVAFHRSYPLFASCSDDCTAYVFHGMVYSDLNQNPLIVPLEILRGHTSSDGRGVLDCKFHPRQPWLFTAGADSIIKLYCD; encoded by the exons ATGgttgcggcggcggcagcagcaacagCCATGGGGAAGTCGCGGAGATCTTCTAAGAACTCG GATCGGTTGGAGCAAGAAATTGTCGAGAATCCGGATGCAAACGAGGATGTGGAGGAAGCCCGTGGTGGAGATGAGGAATCGCAGCCGAGTGACGCCGCGAGTTTGTCGGAGGATGAG GGTTCTCAGGGATCTCCTGTCGACAGTGAGGAGGAAAACGGGGATGTTAGTGATGATGAGGACCATCGGCCTGGAGAGGAGAGCGATTCTTCTGAGGAGGAG GTGCCTTCGAGAAACACGATTGGAGACGTTCCGTTGGAGTGGTATAAGGATGAGGAGCATATTGGGTATGATGTTGCAGGCAAGAAGATCAAGAAGCAGGCTAGAAAGGACAGGATCGAGTCTTTTCTAGCTGGGGTAGATGATGCTAAAAATTG GAGAAAGATTTATGACGAATATAATGATGAAGAGGTGGAGTTGACAAAGGAGGAGGTTAAAATTATCGGTAGGATGCTGAAGGGGAAGACTCCACATGCAGGAGTTGATCCATATGCG CCTTATGTTGATTGGTTCGTGTGGGATGACAAAGGACATCCACTTTCTAATGCACCAGAGCCAAAGAGGCGTTTTGTTCCTTCTAAGTGGGAACAGAAAAAG GTGGTTCAATATGTTCGAGCCATTCGTAAGGGCCTTATTAAGTTTGACAAACCGAAGGAGGAACCTCGTGCTTACTTATTATGGGGTGATGATTCTAGTGCTGCAGAAAACAAGAGGCATGGTTTGAGTTATATTCCAGCACCTAAACCAAAACTGGCAG GTCATGAAGAATCATATAATCCTTCTGTGGAGTACATCCCTACCCAGGAGGAGATTAACTCTTACCAGCTGATGTATGAGGAAGACCGTCCTAAGTTTATTCCTAGAAG GTTTGAGTCGCTTCGAAGTGTGCCGGCATATGAGAAAGCACTTAAAGAGAACTTTGATAGATGTCTAGACCTATATTTGTGCCCTCGAACCCGGAAGAAACGT ATTAACATAGATCCTGAGTCTCTAAAACCCAAGTTACCCAGTCGGAAAGATTTGAGGCCTTATCCAAGAACATGCTATCTCGAGTACAGAGGACATACAGGTCCTGTGAAGACGATTTCAATTGATGTATCAGGGCAGTGGATGGCATCTG GTTCATCTGATGGAACGGTGCGTGTTTGGGAGATCGAAACCAGTCGCTGTCTTAGAGTTTGGAATGTTGGTGAAGCTATCAAGCATATATCATGGAACCCATTGCCTGAACTTCCTGTCCTGGCAATTTCTGC GGGACATGACGTGCTTATTTTAGATACTGGATTGGGAAATGCAGAAGAGCAGGCGAGGATCAAGGAGCTGCTTCATGTGGAGGAATCAAAACCGGAGGAGGATG GAAGCACACCTGTTGTGAGTTGGGTCCAAGATGACAAGTATGACTGCATCAGATTAAAGCATCTTAAG GCTGTGACAACAGTTGAATGGCATCGCAAAGGCGACTATTTTACTACAGTTGTGCCTAGTG GTGATTCTAGAGCAATATTGATACACCAACTCTCCAAGAAGCATACACAAAATCCATTCAAGAAATTGCACGGGCTTCCAGTTTCAGCAGTTTTTCATCCAACGCGTTCCATTTTCTTCATATCAACAAAGAAAAATATTCGTGTTTATGATCTTTTGAAGCAGAAGCTTGTTAAGAAGCTTGAGACTGGCGTTCGTGAGATTTCCTCCATTGCAATTCATCCTGGAG GTGATAATGTTATTGTGGGGAGCAAGGATGGAAAAATGTGCTGGTTTGATATGGATCTATCGTCTAAATCATACAAGACCTTGAA GACCCATCCGAAAGATATAACAAATGTTGCCTTTCATCGTTCCTACCCTCTTTTTGCCTCGTGTTCCGATGACTGCACTGCATATGTCTTTCACGGCATGGTGTACTCGGATCTTAACCAGAATCCACTCATTGTCCCATTGGAAATTTTGCGTGGCCACACAAGCTCTGATGGTAGAG GAGTGTTGGATTGCAAGTTTCATCCAAGGCAGCCATGGTTATTCACTGCTGGTGCCGATTCAATTATCAAACTTTATTGTGATTAA